The nucleotide sequence GGACAGATGTATCCGCTCCGGGTGAACCCCAGGACGTCGCCGTCGATCCGGGCGACGCGGACGTTGTACCCGTTGCGCTTCTCCTCGATCGTGACTCGCCCGTCGAAGTGCTCGGCGATCCCTGGGTCGAGCACCAGCGTTCGCGGGATCGACGGAAATCCCCGGACGACGGTCCCGTCGACGATTGCCGTCCCACGCTCGATCCCGTGGCGGGCAGCCGAGAGGTGACGGTAGCGCCGCCCCTCGTACATATCAGTCTCGAACGCCGCGAGGACCCTTTCGACCTCCTCGTCCGGGATCCCGAGAACCGCCGCCCAGTCGCGATCCTCGTCCATGCTGACAGCTACGGCGTCCCGACCAATAGCTATGGGGGGTGATAACACGCCACTCCGGTATGTAATACAAAAACCGCGGCCAGAACCCTCAGGCAGTGGCGGATTCGGCGTCCTCTTCGGCTTCGCGCTCGGCTTTCTCCTCGGCTTCCTTGTTGGCCTTGATCTTTTTCATCCGGAAGATCTCCTCGCGTTCCTGCTCTTCGAGCTTCTGCTCGATGTAGTCCTGACTCGATCTGAGATCGGGCAACAGCGTGAACTCCAGGGCGTTGACACGCCGCTTCGTGGTCTCGATCTCGTCGAGCAGTTCCTTCATCGCGGTCTCGACCTCGGCAGCGAGGATGATCTGTTCTAAGAGTTCCTCGTAGACTTCCGCGACCTCGTCGATCCGGGCGCTCGTCCCGAGGACCCCGTACCCGCGTTCGTCCAGGCTCTTGCGCACCTTCGTCGATTCGATCTGCGGGACGACGACGCCCATGATGTTCTTCGACTGGGTGGTGATCTCGGGGTGTTCCTTCAAGGCCGCCGCCGCCCCGCGGACGGCGACGTCGCCCTCCATCGCCCGCGCCATGTCGATGCGCTCTTGGGCGCGGTCGTAGGTCTCCTCTAAGTCCGCACGGACGTTCTGGGCCTGGTCGAGGATGTCCATGAACTCCATGATGAGGCCGTCACGCTTCTGTTCGAGCGTGTCGTGGCCCCGCTCGGAGAGTTCGATTCGATCCTCGATCTGCATGAGGTTCTTTCGCGTCGGCTTGACGTCCTGGGCCATTACCACCCGATAACCGAGCCACTCAGTTAACGCTTTTCAGTCGATGTGAGTTTGTGTTTGGATCTGTGACTTCTGGATCCGCCAGTGATGAGTCCAGCATGAAAGCCCCGGCTGGCTCCGGTCGAGGCGCTCGCTGCGGTCCTCACTCACTTCGCTCGTTGCGGTCCTTGCGTCGCCCGTCTTCCCGGAGCCAGCCGCCCCTTTCAGTCCCACCCGTGTCGGCTTCTTCACTGGCTTAAGTGGGTGGGACTGAAAGGGGCGAGCCGCGCGTGGCGGCGTACGCCGCCACGGAATGAGGAGGTCGGCGTCGCCGACCTCCCTTTCGGGGAAGGCGGACCCGACAAGCACCGGAACGCAGTGAGGAGCGCAGTCGCGGTCCCCCGACTCGAACGGCTCGGGGCTTTCATGCTGTTCGTAGTACTCTCCCTCGCCTCAATCTTATCAGAACGTCATCTCGCGTACCCAAACCCATCCACGTAACTCATCACCAGAACCCTTGCTCACGGTCAATCCAGGTGACGATCACCACGTGGGGCAGGGTCAGGACGGCGATGCCAACGAGATAGACCCCGATCGCGCTCGCGACTCCCTCGCTCGCCGGCGTCAAGACGTACAGCGCCCACAGGAAACCGCCGGCAGCGAGCGTCGTCGGCAACGCTTCGACCGCCAGCCGACCGGCCGGCTTCAGCCACTCGCCAGCCGAAAGCGAAGACGCCGTCCGCTGATCCAGCAACCCAACCCGGACGATGTGACGCAGCGAGTGCCACAGACAGAAGTACGCCCCGATGGCGAGCACTGGCTCGACGAGGAGGAAAAACACCCACAGCAGTGCCGTCTCGGCCGCGTCGAGTCGCCAGCCGCCGTTGTCGCTCTGCCGACGACCGTTCGCCTTCGCCAGCCGCCACCCGCGCCACAGCGTCACGACGGTCACCAGCCCGAACCCCACCGCAACGATCGCTTGCCCGCTCGGCTCGAACAGCCACGCCGACCCGATCGACCCGCCGAAGGGATCGACGAACGTTTCGAGGACGGCCAGATACCGGTCGGGAAACCCGACCAGCGGGACCGCCATCGGCAACCCGCCGCGGACCACCGTCGTCAGCGCCTGCTGGGTGCGATCGTCGAGGTGGCCGCCGCCGAAGGCGTCCCGGAGGACGAACAACTCGCCCTGCCCCCAGTGGAACCACGTCAGCGCGATGAACACCACGGCGGCCGGGACGGGTACGATCAGCCACGCCGTGAGGTAGGCCCCGCCGAGAATTGCATAGAGGACGCCCACGATCGCCAGTCCCCGTGCGTCAACCCGGCCGGACAGCGCCCGCGGCAGGGCGACGTAGTCCAGCGCGCCGTGGGGCAGGCCAAAGACTACGACGCTCGCAGCCAGGGGCAGATACCGGATGGGCTCCGGTAGCGGGGCGAGGAGTGGGACGACGACGGCGAGCCCGAGTAGCGGCAGCCAGCCGGTCCACCGGAGGAAGGCCCCGAGGCTAGCGGCCACCGTCCCGTCGATCCCGCCCCTATCGGTCGTCGGTTGCACGCGTTTGAACTCGATGGGCAGGTGCAAAACCGTTGGGTCGGCCCTCGCCGTCAGCTACCGTCGTCACGCCGGCGATAGTAGTACTTCGAGGCGTAGAACGTGAGGACGGCGACGACCCACGTCACCACGACGGGAGTCGTGACGGTCCCGCCCGTCGCGAACTGATACCCGCCGATGGCGACCAGCAGAAGGATCGTCGCGAGAAACCCGTTCCGGGCGGCGCGAACGAGTGGATCGGCTTCGACCATGTGTGAGGAGCGGAAACGCGATCAGCTTCAGTCGTCGGCTTCGGCAGCTTCGACCGTCGCGTCCGACCCCTCGTCGTAGTAGGTCTCGATGAACTCCTCGTCGATGCGGTTGAGTTCCTCTTTGGGTAGATCCGAGAGCAGATCCCAGGCGATGTCAAGGGTCTGGTCGATCGACCGGGCGGTGTCGTAGCCCTGGTCGACGAACTCGCTCTCGAAGCGGTCGCCGAAGTCCAGATACTTGTTGTCACGCTCGCTGAGTGCTTCGCGACCGACGATGTTCACGAGGTCACGCAGGTCCTCGGCCTCGGCGTAGGCCGCATACAGCTGTGACTGGACGTCGCCGTGGTCCTCGCGGGTCAGCCCCTCGCCGATCCCCTCGTCCATGAGCCGCGACAGCGAGGTCGGGACGTAGATCGGCGGCCGGACGCCCTGGCTGTTGAGGCCACGATCGACGTAGATCTGGCCCTCGGTAATGTAGCCTGTCAGGTCCGGGATCGGGTGGGTGTCGTCGTCGCTGGGCATCGTGAGGATCGGGATCTGGGTGATCGACCCCTCGACGCCCTCGATCCGGCCCGCCCGCTCGTAGAGGTTCGCCAGGTCGGTGTACATGTACCCGGGGTAGCCCCGGCGACCCGGAACCTCCTCGCGGGCGGCCCCGATCTCCCGGAGGGCCTCACAGTAGTTGGTCATGTCCGTCATGATCGTCAGGACGTGATACCCCTTCTCGAAGGCCAGGTACTCCGCCGTGGTGAGCGCCAGCCGCGGCGTGATCGTCCGCTCGACCGCGGGGTCGTCCGCGAGGTTGAGGAAGACGACCGAGCGTTCCAGCGCGCCGGTCCGCTCGAAGTCGTCCATGAACTCGTTGGCCTCCTCGGCGGTAATCCCCATCGCGGCGAAGATCACGGCGAACTCACTTTCCTCCTCGTCGTCCTCTTCAGGCACTTCGGCCTGGCGCGCGATCTGGAGGGCGAGTTCGTTGTGGGGCAACCCCGACCCGGAGAAAAGCGGCAGCTTCTGGCCCCGGACGAGGGTGTTCATGCCGTCGATGGCGGAAATCCCCGTCTGGATGAACTCCCGGGGATACTCCCGGGAGAACGGATTGATCGACGCGCCGACGATGTCCTGGCGGTCGTCGGGCACGATGTCGGGGCCGCCGTCGATCGGCCGGCCGGTCCCGTCGAGCACCCGCCCCAGGAGGTCCTCGGTGACGGGCATCTTCATCGTCTCGCCCAGGAACCGGACCGAGCACTCCCGGTCGATCCCCTGGGTGGACTCGAAGACCTGGATCGCGACGTGATCGCTGGTCGATTCGAGCACCTGCCCGCGACGGGTGTCGCCGTCGCCGACTTCGATCTCGACGATCTCGTCGTACCCGATCGGCTCGTCGGTCTCGACGAACACGAGCGGCCCACTGACTTCGGTGATCGTCTGGTATTCTTTCATTGGTAGGTCCCCCTGAGTTGGGATTCGATGTCGTCTTCGAGCTCGGCGACGAACTCGTCGTACTCCTCGGTCGTCCCGATCCGGTTGAGCCGCGGCGCGGCGTCGATGTCCGTGATCTCGTCGACCGGGACGCCCGCGT is from Halorhabdus sp. BNX81 and encodes:
- a CDS encoding V-type ATP synthase subunit D, whose product is MAQDVKPTRKNLMQIEDRIELSERGHDTLEQKRDGLIMEFMDILDQAQNVRADLEETYDRAQERIDMARAMEGDVAVRGAAAALKEHPEITTQSKNIMGVVVPQIESTKVRKSLDERGYGVLGTSARIDEVAEVYEELLEQIILAAEVETAMKELLDEIETTKRRVNALEFTLLPDLRSSQDYIEQKLEEQEREEIFRMKKIKANKEAEEKAEREAEEDAESATA
- a CDS encoding Brp/Blh family beta-carotene 15,15'-dioxygenase, which encodes MQPTTDRGGIDGTVAASLGAFLRWTGWLPLLGLAVVVPLLAPLPEPIRYLPLAASVVVFGLPHGALDYVALPRALSGRVDARGLAIVGVLYAILGGAYLTAWLIVPVPAAVVFIALTWFHWGQGELFVLRDAFGGGHLDDRTQQALTTVVRGGLPMAVPLVGFPDRYLAVLETFVDPFGGSIGSAWLFEPSGQAIVAVGFGLVTVVTLWRGWRLAKANGRRQSDNGGWRLDAAETALLWVFFLLVEPVLAIGAYFCLWHSLRHIVRVGLLDQRTASSLSAGEWLKPAGRLAVEALPTTLAAGGFLWALYVLTPASEGVASAIGVYLVGIAVLTLPHVVIVTWIDREQGFW
- a CDS encoding V-type ATP synthase subunit B, producing the protein MKEYQTITEVSGPLVFVETDEPIGYDEIVEIEVGDGDTRRGQVLESTSDHVAIQVFESTQGIDRECSVRFLGETMKMPVTEDLLGRVLDGTGRPIDGGPDIVPDDRQDIVGASINPFSREYPREFIQTGISAIDGMNTLVRGQKLPLFSGSGLPHNELALQIARQAEVPEEDDEEESEFAVIFAAMGITAEEANEFMDDFERTGALERSVVFLNLADDPAVERTITPRLALTTAEYLAFEKGYHVLTIMTDMTNYCEALREIGAAREEVPGRRGYPGYMYTDLANLYERAGRIEGVEGSITQIPILTMPSDDDTHPIPDLTGYITEGQIYVDRGLNSQGVRPPIYVPTSLSRLMDEGIGEGLTREDHGDVQSQLYAAYAEAEDLRDLVNIVGREALSERDNKYLDFGDRFESEFVDQGYDTARSIDQTLDIAWDLLSDLPKEELNRIDEEFIETYYDEGSDATVEAAEADD